A genomic stretch from Xiphophorus maculatus strain JP 163 A chromosome 14, X_maculatus-5.0-male, whole genome shotgun sequence includes:
- the LOC111611233 gene encoding piggyBac transposable element-derived protein 4-like isoform X1 produces MARRKMSDVETLEEMFWSDVELEDSSDSWWDSDEEKKEEPDTADRLDLGDVQVKAEPSSSDGAEPPPTSHDSSSSLSGDRAAEADEDYVPPVPLRSSGRGRAPAPKRTTTTHKKARKRQKVSSSAHQQQGEDCWHTIEELDTEPGCPLFIPKKNPGPQIDSTKSWSPLSLFKLFFSAYTIREIIKNTNENAQRLLAAGKKFKWSPLTVGDFYKFLAIIIFSGLVQVPSKPDFWRTKWPYNFPFPRSCMTRDRFESILWSLHLSNIKKDEENEQKKGTPHYDRLFKLKPLYDDIRVACKAHFQPMREICIDERMVASKARIDFKQFMRDKPTRFGYKLFVLADSRTGYTWNFFIYQGKSAVVQEEGLGATSVMDLMDFGLLGKGYHLYVDNFYSSPFLFQKLASNSTAACGTIRQNLVGFPKTTLNNLPRSAQRGEMRWIRKDGLLFIKWKDTKEVAVCSTFHKSFSGATVKRRVKEAGHWVVKDIPVPDSVKDYNKFMGGVDLSDALIQYYSVRNKTMKWYKTFFYHFIDISVVNSFIMFKMLAEKREEKAISQRQFREKLMEELILESKGETACPQPSTSFSAQPGAFKCPGSVPRYFGGTAEEKRRICVWCKQNGSKRKTPLYCPKCNVALCLQPDRNCFEDYHKKV; encoded by the exons ATGGCGCGGAGGAAGATGTCAGATGTGGAGACGCTGGAAGAAATGTTTTGGAGCGATGTTGAGCTGGAAGACTCTTCTGATAGCTGGTGGGATTCGGACgaggagaaaaaggaggagcCGGACACAGCTGACAGACTTGATCTCGGTGATGT tcaAGTGAAAGCCGAACCATCAAGCTCAGATGGAGCTGAACCTCCCCCCACCTCTCATGATTCTTCATCTTCTTTGAG TGGAGATCGTGCAGCAGAGGCTGATGAAGACTATGTTCCACCAGTTCCTTTGAGGTCTTCAGGGCGTGGAAGAGCTCCAGCcccaaaaagaacaacaaccacacacaaaaaGGCAAGGAAACGACAGAAAGTCAGCTCCTCAGCGCACCAACAACAAGGCGAGGATTGTTGGCACACTATAGAGGAACTTGATACGGAGCCCGGATGTCCATTATTTATTCCAAAGAAAAACCCAGGACCTCAGATTGACTCTACAAAAAGTTGGTCACCCCTGAGCTTGTTCAAGCTTTTCTTTAGTGCCTACACCATTCGggaaataatcaaaaacacaaatgaaaatgcaCAGCGTTTACTTGCAgctggaaaaaaattcaaatggtCACCTTTGACAGTGGGcgatttttacaaatttttagCCATAATTATATTCAGTGGACTGGTACAAGTACCTTCAAAGCCAGACTTCTGGCGAACAAAATGGCCATATAATTTTCCATTTCCACGTAGCTGCATGACCCGTGACAGATTTGAGTCCATCCTTTGGTCCCTTCACCTGTCCAACAtcaaaaaagatgaagaaaatgagcaaaaaaaggGAACTCCTCACTATGATCGGCTATTCAAACTGAAACCACTTTATGACGACATCAGAGTTGCCTGCAAGGCTCATTTTCAACCAATGCGAGAAATATGCATTGATGAACGGATGGTGGCCAGTAAAGCACGAATTGACTTTAAGCAATTTATGAGGGACAAGCCTACCAGGTTTGGGTATAAACTGTTTGTTTTGGCTGATTCCAGGACTGGTTATACTTGGAATTTTTTCATTTACCAGGGGAAGTCTGCCGTTGTTCAGGAAGAAGGTCTCGGCGCCACATCAGTAATGGACCTCATGGATTTTGGACTTTTAGGAAAGGGCTACCATTTATATGTGGACAATTTCTACAGTAGTCCTTTCCTATTTCAAAAACTGGCTTCAAACAGCACTGCTGCATGTGGCACCATCCGGCAAAATCTTGTGGGATTCCCCAAAACAACACTGAACAACCTTCCAAGATCTGCACAGAGGGGAGAGATGCGGTGGATCAGAAAAGACGGACTCCTATTTATCAAGTGGAAGGACACCAAGGAGGTGGCGGTCTGCAGCACCTTCCACAAATCTTTCAGTGGAGCAACTGTAAAGAGGAGAGTCAAAGAGGCAGGGCACTGGGTAGTGAAAGATATTCCTGTTCCTGACTCTGTGAAAGACTACAATAAATTTATGGGAGGAGTTGATCTGTCTGATGCCCTGATCCAATActactcagtcagaaacaagaCAATGAAGTGgtataagacttttttttaccattttattgacatttctgTTGTAAATAGTTTCATTATGTTCAAAATGCTTGcagaaaaaagagaggaaaaggcCATTTCCCAACGGCAATTCAGAGAGAAACTCATGGAGGAGCTCATACTGGAGTCCAAAGGAGAAACAGCTTGTCCTCAACCAAGCACATCATTTTCGGCTCAACCCGGTGCATTCAAATGCCCTGGGTCAGTTCCCAGATACTTTGGGGGAACAGCAGAGGAAAAGCGAAGGATTTGTGTGTGGTGCAAGCAGAATGGCAGTAAGAGAAAAACACCACTGTACTGTCCCAAATGTAACGTTGCCCTCTGTCTTCAGCCAGACAGAAATTGCTTTGAGGACTACCACAAAAAGGTGTAG
- the LOC111611233 gene encoding piggyBac transposable element-derived protein 4-like isoform X2: MARRKMSDVETLEEMFWSDVELEDSSDSWWDSDEEKKEEPDTADRLDLGDVQVKAEPSSSDGAEPPPTSHDSSSSLSGDRAAEADEDYVPPVPLRSSGRGRAPAPKRTTTTHKKARKRQKVSSSAHQQQGEDCWHTIEELDTEPGCPLFIPKKNPGPQIDSTKSWSPLSLFKLFFSAYTIREIIKNTNENAQRLLAAGKKFKWSPLTVGDFYKFLAIIIFSGLVQVPSKPDFWRTKWPYNFPFPRSCMTRDRFESILWSLHLSNIKKDEENEQKKGTPHYDRLFKLKPLYDDIRVACKAHFQPMREICIDERMVASKARIDFKQFMRDKPTRFGYKLFVLADSRTGYTWNFFIYQGKSAVVQEEGLGATSVMDLMDFGLLGKGYHLYVDNFYSSPFLFQKLASNSTAACGTIRQNLVGFPKTTLNNLPRSAQRGEMRWIRKDGLLFIKWKDTKEVAVCSTFHKSFSGATVKRRVKEAGHWVVKDIPVPDSVKDYNKFMGGVDLSDALIQYYSVRNKTMK, translated from the exons ATGGCGCGGAGGAAGATGTCAGATGTGGAGACGCTGGAAGAAATGTTTTGGAGCGATGTTGAGCTGGAAGACTCTTCTGATAGCTGGTGGGATTCGGACgaggagaaaaaggaggagcCGGACACAGCTGACAGACTTGATCTCGGTGATGT tcaAGTGAAAGCCGAACCATCAAGCTCAGATGGAGCTGAACCTCCCCCCACCTCTCATGATTCTTCATCTTCTTTGAG TGGAGATCGTGCAGCAGAGGCTGATGAAGACTATGTTCCACCAGTTCCTTTGAGGTCTTCAGGGCGTGGAAGAGCTCCAGCcccaaaaagaacaacaaccacacacaaaaaGGCAAGGAAACGACAGAAAGTCAGCTCCTCAGCGCACCAACAACAAGGCGAGGATTGTTGGCACACTATAGAGGAACTTGATACGGAGCCCGGATGTCCATTATTTATTCCAAAGAAAAACCCAGGACCTCAGATTGACTCTACAAAAAGTTGGTCACCCCTGAGCTTGTTCAAGCTTTTCTTTAGTGCCTACACCATTCGggaaataatcaaaaacacaaatgaaaatgcaCAGCGTTTACTTGCAgctggaaaaaaattcaaatggtCACCTTTGACAGTGGGcgatttttacaaatttttagCCATAATTATATTCAGTGGACTGGTACAAGTACCTTCAAAGCCAGACTTCTGGCGAACAAAATGGCCATATAATTTTCCATTTCCACGTAGCTGCATGACCCGTGACAGATTTGAGTCCATCCTTTGGTCCCTTCACCTGTCCAACAtcaaaaaagatgaagaaaatgagcaaaaaaaggGAACTCCTCACTATGATCGGCTATTCAAACTGAAACCACTTTATGACGACATCAGAGTTGCCTGCAAGGCTCATTTTCAACCAATGCGAGAAATATGCATTGATGAACGGATGGTGGCCAGTAAAGCACGAATTGACTTTAAGCAATTTATGAGGGACAAGCCTACCAGGTTTGGGTATAAACTGTTTGTTTTGGCTGATTCCAGGACTGGTTATACTTGGAATTTTTTCATTTACCAGGGGAAGTCTGCCGTTGTTCAGGAAGAAGGTCTCGGCGCCACATCAGTAATGGACCTCATGGATTTTGGACTTTTAGGAAAGGGCTACCATTTATATGTGGACAATTTCTACAGTAGTCCTTTCCTATTTCAAAAACTGGCTTCAAACAGCACTGCTGCATGTGGCACCATCCGGCAAAATCTTGTGGGATTCCCCAAAACAACACTGAACAACCTTCCAAGATCTGCACAGAGGGGAGAGATGCGGTGGATCAGAAAAGACGGACTCCTATTTATCAAGTGGAAGGACACCAAGGAGGTGGCGGTCTGCAGCACCTTCCACAAATCTTTCAGTGGAGCAACTGTAAAGAGGAGAGTCAAAGAGGCAGGGCACTGGGTAGTGAAAGATATTCCTGTTCCTGACTCTGTGAAAGACTACAATAAATTTATGGGAGGAGTTGATCTGTCTGATGCCCTGATCCAATActactcagtcagaaacaagaCAATGAAGTG a
- the LOC102224774 gene encoding tripartite motif-containing protein 2, whose product MEAHQHSPDSSSEECTVLEAAPSKNSCLQHAGKVADLYCSACECALCEDCLPAHEDHPKVALSQALEQHRSRLKERLGAVQSRLPQISDALSLVTEILQQLNNQRASIEEDIQSSFEDLHKQLDVRKSVLLMELEVTYGLKQKVLQAQIDNLTRGDGDITATCTQTEEALAEEASVATLEVEHELEERLKELAILRMPCQPEENDQLDLVMETDGLRKSIHNLGTIVTTSAVASQSEAMGTGLEQCIVGHPASVTIVTRDKSGGACKSGNAILSAEVFTPDGSIVDGEILDHKNGTYEFVYTVPKEGNFSLALRLYDQHIKGSPFKLTVTKASEVEVEVSPSTTTATNSAANATPSTGSSDGTKRRGKSPGQKKKGSKRASSALGTPRRKTQNPIEDDLIFKIGTKGRNKGEFTNLQGVAASSSGRILIADSNNQCVQIFSNEGEFKSRFGVRGRSPGQLQRPTGVAVHPSGDIIIADYDNKWVSIFTCEGKFKAKLGSGRLMGPKGVSVDQNGHVIVVDNKACTVFIFQLTGKLIAKFGSRGNGDKQFAGPHFAAVNKNNEIIVTDFHNHSVKVFTTEGELVLKFGSNGEGNGQFNAPTGVAVDVNGNIIVADWGNSRIQVFDGSGSFLSYINTSADPLYGPQGLALTSDGHVVVADSGNHCFKVYRYLQ is encoded by the exons ATGGAGGCCCACCAACACTCCCCAGATAGCAGCAGTGAGGAGTGCACCGTCCTGGAGGCTGCGCCCAGCAAGAACAGCTGCCTGCAGCATGCAGGGAAG GTGGCTGACCTGTACTGCTCGGCCTGTGAGTGTGCCCTGTGTGAGGACTGCTTACCGGCCCATGAGGATCACCCCAAGGTGGCGCTCAGCCAGGCTCTGGAGCAGCACCGGAGCCGGCTGAAGGAGAGACTCGGGGCGGTCCAGAGCAG GCTGCCCCAGATTTCAGATGCTCTGTCCCTTGTTACGGAGATTCTCCAGCAGCTGAACAACCAGAGAGCTTCCATCGAAGAGGACATCCAGTCCAGCTTCGAGGACCTGCACAAGCAGCTGGACGTTCGGAAGAGCGTCCTTCTGATGGAGCTCGAAGTCACATATGGGCTCAAACAAAAG GTCCTCCAAGCCCAGATAGATAACCTCACGCGTGGAGACGGGGACATCACGGCCACCTGCACCCAGACGGAGGAAGCTCTGGCTGAGGAGGCGAGCGTGGCGACGCTGGAGGTGGAGCATGAGCTGGAGGAGAGGCTTAAGGAGCTGGCCATTCTGAGAATGCCGTGCCAGCCGGAGGAGAACGACCAGCTGGACCTGGTGATGGAGACAGATGGACTGAGGAAGTCCATTCACAACTTGGGGACCATAGTTACAACCAG CGCTGTGGCAAGTCAGAGTGAAGCCATGGGCACCGGCTTGGAGCAGTGCATTGTGGGACATCCTGCTTCAGTTACTATAGTAACAAGAGACAAGTCAGGAGGAGCCTGCAAGAGTGGCAATGCCATCTTATCAGCTGAg GTATTCACCCCCGACGGCAGCATCGTTGATGGTGAGATACTGGACCACAAGAACGGTACATATGAGTTCGTCTACACGGTGCCCAAGGAGGGCAACTTTTCTCTGGCTCTCCGTCTGTACGACCAGCACATCAAAGGAAGTCCCTTCAAACTGACCGTCACCAAGGCGTCCGAGGTAGAGGTCGAG GTGTCTCCATCCACCACCACAGCAACTAACTCGGCAGCCAATGCCACCCCGTCCACAGGCTCCTCTGACGGGACAAAGAGGCGAGGAAAGTCGCCCGGCCAGAAGAAGAAAGGTTCCAAGAGGGCCAGCAGCGCTCTGGGAACCCCACGACGAAAAACCCAGAATCCCATCGAGGACGACCTCATCTTCAAGATCG GAACTAAGGGTAGAAATAAGGGTGAGTTCACCAACCTTCAAGGAGTGGCTGCCTCTTCCAGCGGTAGGATTCTGATAGCTGACAGCAACAATCAGTGTGTTCAG ATTTTCTCCAACGAGGGTGAGTTTAAGAGTCGTTTTGGGGTGCGTGGGCGATCTCCTGGCCAGCTGCAGCGGCCAACCGGGGTCGCTGTGCACCCGAGCGGTGACATTATTATTGCTGACTATGATAACAAATGGGTTAGCATCTTCACGTGCGAGGGCAAGTTCAAG GCGAAACTTGGCTCAGGGAGACTCATGGGGCCAAAAGGTGTGTCTGTGGACCAAAATGGTCATGTGATTGTAGTCGACAACAAGGCGTGTACAGTCTTCATCTTCCAGCTAACCGGCAAGCTAATTGCTAAGTTTGGGAGTCGGGGGAATGGTGACAAGCAGTTTGCAG GTCCACACTTTGCAGCAGTGAACAAGAATAATGAGATCATTGTGACAGACTTCCATAACCACTCTGTCAAG GTTTTTACCACTGAGGGAGAACTTGTGTTGAAGTTCGGCTCAAACGGGGAAGGAAATGGCCAGTTCAACGCTCCCACTGGTGTAGCTGTGGATGTAAATGGGAACATCATTGTAGCTGACTGGGGCAACAGCAGAATACAG GTTTTTGATGGCAGTGGCTCCTTCCTGTCCTACATCAACACATCAGCAGACCCGCTGTACGGCCCACAAGGCCTGGCGCTGACCTCGGACGGTCATGTGGTGGTCGCCGACTCTGGTAACCATTGCTTCAAGGTCTACCGCTACCTACAATGA